Below is a window of Chitinophaga flava DNA.
GTCTTTTTTCTGTATGAAGAAGTGAATACAACCGGCATCCCACCAGGTGAAGCCCACCTGCCGGTCGGAATCTATCTGCAGCAACATAGTCATATCGCTGAGTGTGTCATCCACCTGCTGCTGGTTTCCATTAAAATGCTGCAGCAATGTTTTACGGGCATTGGAGGGCAGGTAATCATATTTCTGTTTTGCTACCAGGTACATGGCTGCTTCTATATAATGATCATCATGTTGTCCGTCAGGATAACCGCCTATCATCCCGATGCCTTCGGTGAGATGCATACAGAGATCATCCAGTGCATCTGACTCGTCTTCAGAGAGTTCATCATAATCTGCGTAGGCATAATTGGGCGGCATGAGAGAAGGTGCGGTCTGCAGCTGATAGCTGGTAAACCGTTCCTCTTTTTCCAGCACAGTAACAGCAGGAGCTGGTGTTCTTTTTAAACCTGTTTTATCCTCTGCATAAATCACTTTATGTTCGATATGATAAGCCTTGTCAACATCTCCCATAAAAAAATACAGTACACCGGTATCGGGCAGCAATTGCTGAACATCCTGCTGACTAATGACAGAGAGGTCGAGCTGCGCGATAAACGTCATCGGTGTTCCGTTGGCGGTGAGAGGCCAGGCAATATGGGCGGGAAGATCGGGGTCTCCTGCCACTCTTGTGTTACCGGTATGCTGATAATTTTCCTGTTGCGCCAGGGTCAGTGTAATCAGCGGCCGGGTGTTGGAGAGAACATAGTCTTCTACGCCGGCCAGGTCAAACTTATGGATTAACTCCTTGTATTCTTCTGTTGTCAAAACAAATTCATTTACATGGATAACAATATAGCAACGTAATGGCAAATAGCGGCTGAAAGTACCAGCAGATGCCATACTGCATGGGTATACTTGTGTTTATCCCAAAGGTAAAAAATAACGCCGACGGTATACAGTCCTCCTCCTACACATAACAATACGATGACAGGCATAGGCAGCTCAGTGAAAAAACGTTTGCCACCGACTACGAGTATCCAGCCCATGACCAGATAGATCAGCGTGGAAATGATGTCGAAGCGGCCGGTGAAAAACACTTTAAAAATGATGCCTACAGCTGTGAGCCCCCATAATACCGATAACAGGGATATCCCGAACGCGTTGTTCATATATACGAGCAGGAAAGGCGTATAGGTACCGGCTATGAGAAAATAAATACTGATATGATCGAAGATGAGGAATGTTTTTTTGACGGCCGACTCCTGCGATATGTGATAGATGGTCGAGCAGGTAAAAAGCAAAATAAAGCAGAAGCTGTAAATACCTGCACCTACGATGCCAGGTGTGTTGCCATGTGTGGCAGCAATGCTAGTCAATACCGGAAGGCCACTGATGCCGAATACAATACCAATCGCATGTATCAGTCCATTCACGATTTCCTGTTTCCTTGTGTAGCCTGTTGGCGAAGCCGTCATTCCCATGATAAAAAAAATTTACGGACGGATCGTTCATGATCCGTCCGTAAATGTAGGATAATCTACCAAGGCAACGTGATAGAGATTCTCTATAAGATTATTTTTTTATAAAAGAGCTGACCATCTCTCCATTGGTAACGTTGATCACGTCTCCGGTAGCATGGTTATAGAGTTTGCAGCTGAAGCGCATTTTCACTTTAACATAATAGTCAATCATATTAGGCACTTCTTCTGTGCTGATGATGGTAAAGGTACCTCCCGGCTGGCCAGTGGTGCCGTTGAAGCTGTCCCAGGTCTTGCCGTTTTCATCTGTCCAGTTGATGATAATACCATCCGTATATACCTGACCGTTAATCGTAGCGTAGGTATAGTCACCGGGTTTGAAGAAATTTTTGAAATCCTGTTGGGAAGTAGTACGGTAGTTTTTGTAGATCCCTTTGGAGATAACGAGTTCTGTTTTACCCGCGGGCAGCGGAATGTTGGCGTTCCAGGTAATACCTGCGCCCAGCAGCACATCCACGTCGCCAATTACTTCGGCGGTGGCCATGTAGTTGTTATTGTCCGTTGCTTCCTGCGTATAGTCTTTCCCGTTGACCGTCATTTTATAGTAGTATTCCGATGTGGGTACAGGCGAATCCCCTGTAACGGTGAGGGCTACACTACAGGTAGAAGTATAAGCCTGTATAGGGAATGTAAAAACACCTGCCTGTACAGGTATACCTGAAGCCTGCAGGGTAATACGTTGTCTGCCGGTATTGGTAAAATTACCAGAGCCGGTAAAACGCAGGCCATTGACAGTACCTGTGCTCATCGCCCAGATTCCGGGTGTGGTAACGTTAACGGTTATCTGTATTTTTGCATCGTCACCGGTTGGGGTGCCTGTTTTGTAGGAACCGCTCACCGTAGCGTCGGAGCAGCTGCTGCCCTGCTGTACCAGTGCATATACAGCCATACCATCGGAAGGCGACGGCGTAGGGTTGTAAGGCGTGGTCGTTTCCTGGGAGTATTCCTTTCTACACCCTGTCATCAGCAGGGAGGCCGTGAGCAGGAACATTAAAGTCCGGGACAGGCGTATTAATACAGGTGAAATCATCATCGTTGTGTTATTGTACTACTATCGCAAATATATAAACTTAAAATAATAAGATATATCTTTAGTTTTTCTATTTATTTTATTTAAACCGCAGTGAGGAGATGGAGAACGAATTTACGAGAGAAGAATGGGACACTTGTATCAGGGTATTACAGGTATTATCGAGAGACCCGGACCAATCGCCGGACAACATGGTATTAAAAGGTCTGGTGACCAAATTATATAAACGTGCCAAAAAGGACAACAAAGCTGTGGCGGCAGTGGAGGCCATCAATAAAGTAGCGCCGGAGAAGCTGACCCTTCAACGGTTGCAGGCGATTTCCCGCAATCAGGACATCCTGAAGCAGTATGATAAAAAGCTGGTACTTTCCCGGACAACGATGTTCGGTAAGTATCAGTTGCCCGATACCGGTGTCTATACCGACACACAGGAAACGCTGACGCTGGCTTCCACACAACGATGCTATACATGCAGCTGCCATTACAAGCAGGTACATTTTTTTTACCATATGCTTTGCCCGGACTGTGCGGAGCTGAATTTCAACAAACGTATGCAAACTGCCGATCTGCGTGGGCGCGTGGCCGTTATCACCGGTGGCAGGATCAAAATCGGCTATCTTACAGCCCTGCGGATGTTGCGGGACGGGGCCCGCGTGTGGGTGACCACCCGCTTTGCCAAAGATTGCGCCCTTCGTTTCAGTGAAGAACAGGATTTTGCCGAGTGGAGCCACCGGCTGAAGATCGTGGCGCTGGACCTGCGCAACCTGGGACAGGTAAACCAGTTCATTCAGCAGCTCTATGCTGAAGAAACACACCTGGACATCCTCATACATAATGCAGCCCAGACCATCAAACGGCCGGCTGCTTTTTATCAGCATCTGTTTGCCGTGGAGGAAGGTCCGGTTACCGCACTGCCCGAAGCCGTGCGCTCTTGTATTGTGGCAGGAGCACCTTTCCGTTACCTGGGCGATACCTGGGAACAACAACTGCTGCCCGCCGAGATCCACCAGTCTTTTCCGGCTGGCCAGTACGATAAAGACAAACAGCAGGTAGACCTCCGCAGCAGCAACAGCTGGACCATGCGGCTGGAAGAAGTGCCACCCGTAGAGATGCTGGAAACGCAGCTGGTGAATGTCACCGCTCCTTTTATGCTCAACAGCAAACTGAAAACATTACTTAAACAATCTCCCTTCTCCCGGAAATTTATCATCAACGTATCCGCTATGGAAGGGCAGTTTAACCGCGCTTCCAAAACGCCGTTCCATCCACATACCAATATGGCTAAAGCAGCGCTCAACATGATGACCCGCACCGCCGCGCAGGACTATGCGCTGGACGGTATCTTCATGAACAGCGTGGATACCGGATGGATCACACAGGAAAATCCGCATCCCAAAAAGGAACGGCTATACGTAGAAGAAGGATTTGTTCCACCACTCGATGAAACCGACGGCATGGCCCGTATCTACGATCCTATCGTATCCGGCCTTGCCAGTGAAGACATCCCGCTGTTCGGGCATTTCCTGAAAGACTATCAACCTTATGCCTGGTAACTGAATTTAAAATCAATACAAGAAAAATATTTGCATATGCAGAATAATACCGTTGTATGTCCCGTAGATTATGTAAAGACCAGTTTTCCGTTTGACCCGACCGATCTGGACCCGGTGTTGCAGTATCTCAGTAACAATCAGCCCCTGCCCGCCAGTGACCTGGTTTTCCCGGTAGGCACCATCACTGCTGACGGAAGGCTGGACATGTGTAAACAACAACTGGGCGTAGCAGGTATGCAGCTGGTGACCAACGCCCTGCAATACAACACAGAGATCAAACATATATTGATGGGCACCAATGCCTTCGGTAACCCAGGCGCTCAGGCCGTTGCAGATCTCGTGGCTGTCAACAATACCATCGAAACCGTATACCTTGGCTGTAATTATATCGAACAGGCAGGTGCTCAGGCCATCTGCGAAGCGCTGGCCACCAACCAGTCTGTCAAAAGCATCTGGTTCAAAAGAAACCCTATCGGCAGCAACAGCATGGAAAATATTATCCAGCTGCTGCAGCAAAACAATCACCTGCGCACCCTTGATCTGGTAAACACCTGCGCCGGTGATGGTTTCCTCACCCTGTTCGAATACCTGAAAACCAATACTACGGTAGAGCGGTTGTATCTGAGCGGCAACTACCTGACTGCCGATATGATGGAACCACTGAGCGAAATGCTGAAAGTCAACAAACACCTGAGATCCTTATTCCTCAGCGTCAACAACATCGGCGACAAAGGCGTTTCCTATCTGGTACGCGGGCTGCGGCAGAATACAACGCTCGAACAGCTTGGCCTGTCCAGCTGTGGTATTGAAGCCGGTGGCATGCAGCTGTTGCATGATCTGCTTAACACCCACCCCTATCTCAAATGGATAGACCTGGGCTATGCTGCTTCTACCAGGGCACTGAATGGCAAAGCCAATGTACCGGTACATCTTACTCCCATGAAGGATTTTCCGGCACAAGCCGACTATACTCATCCTGACAGTAAAGCTATTAAAAGTGTATATCGTTAAAAGGAAGGAGAATTGTAATACGGCCGGTGAGACTCGAACTCACGCCCCCCATTTGCAGTAGGTGCTCTTCCCCTAAGCTACGGCCTATTACAGGCGCTAAGATAAAAAATTCACCCGTTAATTTCAGAGGGTTGCTTTAGGGCAGCCCTTTTTTTATTACGTGTATACGTGGCCGTAAGTGGGATTGATTAAAGAGAAGTGCAGTAAAAAAATAGTGGAGGAGCAAAGGATTCGAACCTACATCTCCTGCCTAGCTAGCAGGTATTTTTCCAATTAAATTATCCCCCATAAATGCAATAAGACCAGTGAGAATCGAACTCACGTCTCAAGCGTGCAAGGCAGGCGCTCTTCCAGCTGAGCTACAGTCTATTGCGGCGCAAATATATAGGAAAATATTTATTATATAAAATGCAATAAGGCTGGTGAGATTCGAACTCACACTTTCCACTTGACAGGCAGATGTCATTCCATTAGACTACAGCCTATTGCGGCGCAAATATATAAAAAAGTAATGTTTATTTCTGCTGATGATATCCTTTTTCACCATATGGCTGCAGTTCTTCCAGACACATTTTATACAGTGCCTGCACTTCCTTTTTAAAATCTACAGTAGGGTCAGTGGTATCATCCAGCTCTTCTACGATCTCATAGACAAAACACTTTTCTCCCAGCGTATTCCAGTCGGACTGCAGCTCCACATTGGGATGGGTATTAGCCAGCAACTGCATGCGGGGAGAATTCCAGGCTCTGTCGAGATCTGAGCTATAGTGTATCCATATTTTATTGCTGACAGTATTACGTATTTGATAGACGCCCATTCGGAAGGCCATCTGTCGGTAAGCTTCCTTCAGTTCTTTTTTTGATTTCATGCGTGCAGGTCTTTTAACTGATTATCGATAAAAGCATTGGCCGCCTTGAGGAAGGCGGAATAACCGACAGGCATCTGCCGGTTGATATACAGGAGCAGCATGCCGGTTGTTCCGTATAGCAGGGCTGCCTTTTTATGGCTGGCCGCAGCCGGGGTGAGGCTTTTCAAGGCGATGAGATATTTCCATTCTTCCTCGCAGAGGCTGTCCAGAAAACCGGTGATCAGCGGAGCTGTGTCTGGTTGCCTGTTGAGGTCTGACAGCTTCTCCACAAAAAAGAGTTCAAATATGCCGGAGTACTGTATAAAGTATTCGAGATAAGCCAGCAGGATGGCTTTCAGCCTCTTCTCCCCTCTGGGCGCCTTACTGCTGCGTTCTGCCACATAGGCACTGCATTCTTCCTGAAAATCCTGTACACAAAGGAATACCAGGTCTTTCACATCCTTAAAATAGTTGTACAACGTAGCAAAGGAATAGCCTGCCCTTTCCGCGATATTGCGGACACTGACACTTTTTAATCCTTCACTCTTCAGGATCTCTTTGGTGGCATCGATAAAATACCCTCTGATACGCTGTTCCTGAATAGCTTTGTTCTTCATTTTAGATTCCTATTAATAATTTTTAATAGTGCAAATATATTGAACACTGTTCAAAATTTAAAAACTTTTCTGTTCTGATGACGGAAATAGTGGGTCTATTTTCCCGGTAGAATAGCCAGGGATGGGTTAAATTTGCTCCAGGAGCATACTGCCTAAACAAATACATTCCCTGGTCTGTTAACCTGTTATACAGCCATGAACAACTATAAACCCAAACGTATTGTCAGCCGGCTTTTATCCTCAGCGGGTATTACAGTAAATGGGAATAAGCCCTGGGACATCAGCGTTTTCAACGATCATTTTTATACCCGCGTATTACAGGGCGGCTCCCTGGGACTCGGTGAATCCTATATGGAAGGTTACTGGGACTGTGTGCACTTGGATGACTTCTTCTATAAGTTGTTGCGGGCCAACCTGGACAAAAGCATTCGCAGGAGTCTGCGATTAAAGACGGAGATTCTGCTTGCCCGGTTATTTAATTTTCAGCAGCCGGCCAGAGCCATCCGCAATGGCCAGCGGCATTATGATACCGGCAACGACCTTTTCCTCCATATGCTGGACAAGAGGCTTACGTATACCTGCGCTTTCTGGGACAACGCCCATAATCTGGACGAAGCCCAGGAAAACAAGCTGGACCTCTCCTGCCGTAAACTACGGCTGCAGCCCGGTATGCATGTACTGGATATCGGTTGCGGATGGGGAAGTTTTGCCCGTTATGCTGCCGAAAAATATGGTGTGGCTGTTACCGGTGTCACTATTTCCAAAGAGCAGGCAGCGCTGGCACAGGAACGTTGCGCCGGACTGCCCGTCACTATTCGTCTGCAGGACTATCGCATGGTGAATGAAAAATTTGATGCCGTTGTTTCGCTGGGTATGTTTGAACATGTAGGGGCTCACAATTATCCTGAATATATGAGGGTTGCCGACCGCTGCCTGAAAGATGACGGATTATTTCTGCTGCATACCATCGGCGGCAATGAAACATCCGCCTTTACAGATCAATGGCTGAATAAATACATTTTCCCCGGGGCAGCAATTCCCACTATCCGTCAGATAGGACAAGCCATTGAAGGCCTCTTTGTAATGGAGCACTGGGAAAACTTCAGTGTCAATTATGATAAAACGCTGATGGCCTGGTATGAAAACGTCAGTGCCAACTGGGATAAACTAAAAAGCAGGTACGACCAGACTTTTTTCCGTATGTGGAAATATTATCTCTTGTCCTGCGCCGCCTCTTTCCGTGCCCGACACAGCCAGCTCTGGCAGATCGTGTTGTCTAAAGCCGGAGTACCCGGTGGTTATACTTTTAGCCACTAACGCCAAGGCCCGTACGATTTAGCGACCGCTATGGTTTTACAGCCGCCACCAGCAGGAAGATAGGCCTGCGTAACTCATCTTTCATTTCCGGATATTTTTCAAGGACTGATGGAGAAGGCGGTGGCTCCTCCACCTGAGTAATACGAAAACCTGCAGCCAGCAAGCCATTTAGCAATGTAGCCACTGTACGGTGATATTTAATAACATCGTTACCAAGGAACCTTGTCACCCGACGGCCTTCCCCCTGGTAATGATCTACCGGCCAGTGCAGGCGATTGCCAGCCTCATCATAGTACCAGTCCTGTGCCGCTCTTGCAGTAAATACAGGATGCTCTATGGAGAATACAAAACTACCGCCTTCAGCCAGACAGTTAAACACTTTGCGGCAAACAACGTCATAATGTTCCACATAATGCAGCGCGAGTGAACTGATCACCACATCAAATATACCGTCCTCGAATGCGATATCTTCAATAGCCTGCTGCCGGTAAGTAATACCGGGCCCGCTATTCAACTCATGAGCCTTCTCCAGCATTTTCTCCGAGAGGTCAACACCGGTGACGCTCGCAGCCTGCTGCTCCATTACGTAGCGGCAGTGCCAGCCGAAACCACAGCCCAGGTCAAGCACCCGTTTGTTTTGTAAGGGCGGCAACAGTTTGCTGAAAGCCTCCCATTCCCCTGCTGCACTCAATCCTTCAACGGAGCGCAGCATACGGCTATAGTTAGCAAAAAAGCCAGGATCATCGTATTTATTCTCTTTCATAACATATCGTTTATAGCTGATCCCAGGGAATAACATCATAGGTGCGGTCCAGCAGAGAAGTGAGCGCAGACGGGTCTTTGTCAAACTGATGCTGATTGATCCGGGTGATGATTCCCCTGTGATGGATGGAATTGGTATAAAAAGCAGCCTTGTATTCGTTGAGTTGCGACAGTAAGATATTCCGATGAATAACAGGCACGCCTGTATTCCAGAGTCCTTCGGTGAGGAGCTGAATCATGATACCAGGTAAGGCAGGCGCAGCGGGCAGTATCACGGAATGGCCGTCATAGAATCCGATGTTCCAGACAGACCCCTCCGAAATGTGCTGATGCTGATTGACATATAATACGTCATCATAGCCTGCCGCGCGGGCTTCGCGCTGGTAGGCCAGTATACCAGACAAGATACCGCTGTATTTCACGTCCGGCATCAGGCGCTGGAAACGGGCGGTCATCACCTGTAGCGGGGCTACTGCCGGCTCTACCGGCGGTTTTTTGGTGATGAGCACGTACAGGTCGTTTTCGTATATGCCAGGCCGTTGGTAGTCGGGCGTAAAAATATTGATACGGATAGTGCAGGATTCATTTTCTCCGATGATATTTTTGAGATAAGCGATGATTTTGTCATCGGGGAGATGACAACCGAACAGCTTGTCACTGCTCTTCTGCAGCCTGTCGAGATGCAGGCGGAGACCTTTTACCTGCCGGTTTCGTATCTGCATGGACGTAAAATGTCCGTATGATAATGCCATCATCAGCGGCAGATCAGCTGTTTCCAGGCTTCTGCCATTGATTTCCTGAACGAAGGTGTGATCCATAGGCTATGTTTCCTGATAAAGCTAAATAATCTTTATCAATTGCAGTGCAGTCGCGGGGGGCTTGCGTTTTTAAAAAGATTTTGATACTTTAGCGCCGACAAACCAGCCAAACCATATTGTGAGCAGGGGGATACACTTTATCTGATGAAGGGCAGTCAATATAATGAAAGGGAGATCGTTGCCCGTATAGCCAAAGGTGATGAATCTGCATTTGCTGTCTTTTTTCGCCATCATTACCAGAAAATTTACGAAGTAGGACTGATGCTGACGCAAACGGAATCCGTTGCGGAAGAGCTGGTGCAGGATGTTTTTCTGAAAGTATGGAAGCAGCAGGAACAGCTGCCTGCTATCACGGACATTCCATCCTGGCTGTTTATCATTGCCCGCAATGATGCCTACAAGGCGTTGCGGCGCAGCACCCGTCTGAAGGTGGTCCTGGAAACGCTGGAGTGGCCGCTGCCAGTGTCCAATGAAACAGACGAGCAGATCATTTATCGCAACTACCATGAACTGGTAAACAAAGCGGTGAGCCAGCTTCCTGCCCGTCAGCAGATGGCCTGGCGCCTTAGCCGTGAAGAAGGCCTCAAACGCGAGGAAATAGCCAGCCGTATGCAGATCCGGCCAGACACGGTAAAGGAACACCTGACCCTTGCCGTAAAAAATATCCGTCAATTTCTGGAAACACAAGACGCCCTGCTGATAGGCGCTGAAGTC
It encodes the following:
- a CDS encoding RNA polymerase sigma factor → MKGSQYNEREIVARIAKGDESAFAVFFRHHYQKIYEVGLMLTQTESVAEELVQDVFLKVWKQQEQLPAITDIPSWLFIIARNDAYKALRRSTRLKVVLETLEWPLPVSNETDEQIIYRNYHELVNKAVSQLPARQQMAWRLSREEGLKREEIASRMQIRPDTVKEHLTLAVKNIRQFLETQDALLIGAEVIFLWSIHSLN
- a CDS encoding leucine-rich repeat domain-containing protein, whose product is MQNNTVVCPVDYVKTSFPFDPTDLDPVLQYLSNNQPLPASDLVFPVGTITADGRLDMCKQQLGVAGMQLVTNALQYNTEIKHILMGTNAFGNPGAQAVADLVAVNNTIETVYLGCNYIEQAGAQAICEALATNQSVKSIWFKRNPIGSNSMENIIQLLQQNNHLRTLDLVNTCAGDGFLTLFEYLKTNTTVERLYLSGNYLTADMMEPLSEMLKVNKHLRSLFLSVNNIGDKGVSYLVRGLRQNTTLEQLGLSSCGIEAGGMQLLHDLLNTHPYLKWIDLGYAASTRALNGKANVPVHLTPMKDFPAQADYTHPDSKAIKSVYR
- a CDS encoding GIY-YIG nuclease family protein → MKSKKELKEAYRQMAFRMGVYQIRNTVSNKIWIHYSSDLDRAWNSPRMQLLANTHPNVELQSDWNTLGEKCFVYEIVEELDDTTDPTVDFKKEVQALYKMCLEELQPYGEKGYHQQK
- a CDS encoding aminotransferase class IV, whose product is MDHTFVQEINGRSLETADLPLMMALSYGHFTSMQIRNRQVKGLRLHLDRLQKSSDKLFGCHLPDDKIIAYLKNIIGENESCTIRINIFTPDYQRPGIYENDLYVLITKKPPVEPAVAPLQVMTARFQRLMPDVKYSGILSGILAYQREARAAGYDDVLYVNQHQHISEGSVWNIGFYDGHSVILPAAPALPGIMIQLLTEGLWNTGVPVIHRNILLSQLNEYKAAFYTNSIHHRGIITRINQHQFDKDPSALTSLLDRTYDVIPWDQL
- a CDS encoding SDR family NAD(P)-dependent oxidoreductase is translated as MENEFTREEWDTCIRVLQVLSRDPDQSPDNMVLKGLVTKLYKRAKKDNKAVAAVEAINKVAPEKLTLQRLQAISRNQDILKQYDKKLVLSRTTMFGKYQLPDTGVYTDTQETLTLASTQRCYTCSCHYKQVHFFYHMLCPDCAELNFNKRMQTADLRGRVAVITGGRIKIGYLTALRMLRDGARVWVTTRFAKDCALRFSEEQDFAEWSHRLKIVALDLRNLGQVNQFIQQLYAEETHLDILIHNAAQTIKRPAAFYQHLFAVEEGPVTALPEAVRSCIVAGAPFRYLGDTWEQQLLPAEIHQSFPAGQYDKDKQQVDLRSSNSWTMRLEEVPPVEMLETQLVNVTAPFMLNSKLKTLLKQSPFSRKFIINVSAMEGQFNRASKTPFHPHTNMAKAALNMMTRTAAQDYALDGIFMNSVDTGWITQENPHPKKERLYVEEGFVPPLDETDGMARIYDPIVSGLASEDIPLFGHFLKDYQPYAW
- a CDS encoding class I SAM-dependent methyltransferase produces the protein MKENKYDDPGFFANYSRMLRSVEGLSAAGEWEAFSKLLPPLQNKRVLDLGCGFGWHCRYVMEQQAASVTGVDLSEKMLEKAHELNSGPGITYRQQAIEDIAFEDGIFDVVISSLALHYVEHYDVVCRKVFNCLAEGGSFVFSIEHPVFTARAAQDWYYDEAGNRLHWPVDHYQGEGRRVTRFLGNDVIKYHRTVATLLNGLLAAGFRITQVEEPPPSPSVLEKYPEMKDELRRPIFLLVAAVKP
- the cfa gene encoding cyclopropane fatty acyl phospholipid synthase, which translates into the protein MNNYKPKRIVSRLLSSAGITVNGNKPWDISVFNDHFYTRVLQGGSLGLGESYMEGYWDCVHLDDFFYKLLRANLDKSIRRSLRLKTEILLARLFNFQQPARAIRNGQRHYDTGNDLFLHMLDKRLTYTCAFWDNAHNLDEAQENKLDLSCRKLRLQPGMHVLDIGCGWGSFARYAAEKYGVAVTGVTISKEQAALAQERCAGLPVTIRLQDYRMVNEKFDAVVSLGMFEHVGAHNYPEYMRVADRCLKDDGLFLLHTIGGNETSAFTDQWLNKYIFPGAAIPTIRQIGQAIEGLFVMEHWENFSVNYDKTLMAWYENVSANWDKLKSRYDQTFFRMWKYYLLSCAASFRARHSQLWQIVLSKAGVPGGYTFSH
- a CDS encoding TetR/AcrR family transcriptional regulator, whose amino-acid sequence is MKNKAIQEQRIRGYFIDATKEILKSEGLKSVSVRNIAERAGYSFATLYNYFKDVKDLVFLCVQDFQEECSAYVAERSSKAPRGEKRLKAILLAYLEYFIQYSGIFELFFVEKLSDLNRQPDTAPLITGFLDSLCEEEWKYLIALKSLTPAAASHKKAALLYGTTGMLLLYINRQMPVGYSAFLKAANAFIDNQLKDLHA
- a CDS encoding YwqG family protein — its product is MTTEEYKELIHKFDLAGVEDYVLSNTRPLITLTLAQQENYQHTGNTRVAGDPDLPAHIAWPLTANGTPMTFIAQLDLSVISQQDVQQLLPDTGVLYFFMGDVDKAYHIEHKVIYAEDKTGLKRTPAPAVTVLEKEERFTSYQLQTAPSLMPPNYAYADYDELSEDESDALDDLCMHLTEGIGMIGGYPDGQHDDHYIEAAMYLVAKQKYDYLPSNARKTLLQHFNGNQQQVDDTLSDMTMLLQIDSDRQVGFTWWDAGCIHFFIQKKDLLSKQFDNTYLSLYSS
- the trhA gene encoding PAQR family membrane homeostasis protein TrhA, which produces MGMTASPTGYTRKQEIVNGLIHAIGIVFGISGLPVLTSIAATHGNTPGIVGAGIYSFCFILLFTCSTIYHISQESAVKKTFLIFDHISIYFLIAGTYTPFLLVYMNNAFGISLLSVLWGLTAVGIIFKVFFTGRFDIISTLIYLVMGWILVVGGKRFFTELPMPVIVLLCVGGGLYTVGVIFYLWDKHKYTHAVWHLLVLSAAICHYVAILLSM